One Entomomonas asaccharolytica DNA segment encodes these proteins:
- the aroK gene encoding shikimate kinase AroK yields the protein MGAGKSTIGRLLSRELNLPFIDSDREIEARSGASISWIFDVEGEKGFRDREQNIITEICNEDNEGFVLATGGGAILREQTRQVLAEKTTVIYLHASVEQQISRTAKDKQRPLLQVADPKKVLQELMTIRDPLYRQVAHIIITTDERHPRFLIQHILETLGL from the coding sequence ATGGGAGCTGGTAAAAGCACCATTGGGCGCCTACTTTCTAGAGAGCTTAATTTACCTTTTATTGATTCAGATCGTGAGATAGAAGCACGCTCAGGTGCTAGTATTTCATGGATTTTCGATGTAGAAGGTGAAAAGGGATTTAGAGATAGAGAACAAAATATTATTACAGAAATTTGTAATGAAGATAATGAAGGTTTTGTTTTAGCTACAGGCGGTGGTGCAATTCTTCGTGAACAAACACGACAAGTACTAGCGGAGAAAACAACCGTTATTTATTTACACGCATCAGTTGAACAACAAATATCGCGAACAGCAAAAGATAAACAGAGACCACTACTACAAGTGGCAGATCCTAAAAAAGTTTTACAAGAACTTATGACTATAAGGGATCCACTATATCGTCAAGTAGCTCATATTATTATAACAACTGATGAGCGTCATCCACGTTTTTTAATCCAACATATTTTAGAAACCTTAGGTTTGTAG
- the aroB gene encoding 3-dehydroquinate synthase: MHRLQVELGDRSYPIFIGENLFQKTLLEPYIKGSQVVVVTNETVAPLYLGNLLSRLVDYQYETVVLPDGEKYKNWQTLQLIFDGLLKAECTRKVTLIALGGGVIGDMTGFAAACYQRGVNFIQVPTTLLSQVDSSVGGKTGINHDLGKNMIGAFYQPKSVIIDINTLHTLSARELSAGLAEVIKYGLIADKDFFDWLELNIEQLKNLETESLIKAIEWSCKIKARVVAMDETESGIRATLNLGHTFGHAIETHQGYGNWLHGEAVAAGTVMALEMSMQLGWLSIQDRDRGIKLLAKAGLPVVPPANMKVNDFLKYMRIDKKTLDGQIRLVLLQKIGEAVVTSEFASDILNAILSTNYQQLLDSILTD; the protein is encoded by the coding sequence ATGCATAGGTTACAAGTAGAGTTAGGTGATCGTAGCTATCCTATTTTTATTGGTGAAAACTTATTTCAAAAAACATTATTGGAACCTTATATTAAGGGTAGCCAAGTGGTAGTGGTTACTAATGAAACAGTAGCACCTCTATATCTAGGCAACTTATTATCTCGACTAGTAGATTATCAATATGAAACTGTAGTATTACCAGATGGCGAAAAATATAAAAATTGGCAGACGTTGCAACTAATTTTTGATGGTCTGCTTAAAGCTGAGTGTACCCGTAAAGTTACTTTAATTGCTTTGGGTGGTGGTGTTATTGGTGATATGACAGGTTTTGCAGCTGCTTGTTATCAACGCGGAGTTAATTTTATTCAAGTACCTACCACATTATTATCTCAAGTTGACTCTTCAGTAGGTGGAAAAACTGGTATTAATCATGATTTAGGCAAGAATATGATAGGAGCATTTTATCAGCCTAAGTCAGTTATTATTGATATAAATACCCTGCATACATTATCTGCAAGAGAACTGTCCGCAGGTTTGGCAGAAGTTATTAAATATGGTTTGATAGCAGATAAAGATTTTTTTGACTGGTTAGAATTAAATATTGAACAACTAAAAAATTTGGAAACCGAAAGCTTAATCAAAGCGATTGAATGGTCTTGTAAGATTAAAGCGCGCGTAGTCGCTATGGATGAGACAGAGTCAGGTATTCGAGCTACTCTAAATTTAGGTCATACTTTTGGTCATGCTATTGAGACTCATCAGGGATATGGTAATTGGTTGCATGGCGAGGCGGTTGCAGCAGGTACGGTAATGGCTTTAGAAATGTCGATGCAACTAGGTTGGTTATCAATACAAGATCGTGATAGAGGAATTAAATTATTAGCTAAAGCGGGTTTACCTGTTGTTCCACCTGCTAATATGAAAGTGAATGATTTTCTAAAATACATGCGAATAGATAAAAAAACCTTAGATGGACAAATACGTCTTGTTTTATTACAAAAAATAGGTGAGGCAGTAGTAACAAGTGAATTTGCTAGTGATATACTGAATGCTATACTATCTACGAATTATCAACAATTGCTTGACTCTATATTGACGGACTAA
- a CDS encoding ATPase, T2SS/T4P/T4SS family yields MNTLRADEPFLSYYQLDHDPFAARVPNFKFFPAQRKTILGQLHHLARHSQLMLLITGPKGSGKTLLRQALIASVNKDTIKIINVSAADCEKVSDVLALLAEELQATDNTVAAVIEQISKLSEQSISLYFMIDDADQLSENVIQLLLNLANEHLVSLHLFLFARPNLLDQLEHSSLVKEVTFNLPLTPYTLEETKEYLLLRLEGAGQELSIFTDEQLLEIYTKSGGWPGVINQVARDVLIENMQHHDGPDLFNNIDEGEDDVAFYAADTTREVKTTKPKLILPKKHLAIVGVIAIALVAILLFSKSPSTEQEPTIVASHYADLPSETGSGQVTQDIPLSTEVAPSNDQSSNNDTPVVDNAMLSPPTVTEPTTTVASPSQTTSSPVVNKPQQQTKPQQTATTVAQGNEWYRGKTATNYTIQVSVASNEKAAQDFIRKQSGSYQYFKRLRADKIDYVITQGEFTSRSAAQEAIKKLPAAIQESKPWVRTFASIKQELAN; encoded by the coding sequence ATGAATACGTTACGGGCAGATGAACCTTTTTTAAGTTATTATCAGTTAGATCATGATCCTTTTGCTGCTAGGGTTCCTAACTTTAAATTTTTCCCTGCTCAGCGTAAAACTATTTTAGGGCAGTTGCATCATTTAGCACGCCATAGCCAGTTGATGTTATTGATAACAGGCCCAAAAGGTAGCGGCAAAACATTGCTCAGACAAGCATTGATAGCAAGTGTTAATAAAGATACTATAAAAATTATTAATGTGTCAGCAGCAGATTGTGAAAAAGTTTCAGATGTTTTAGCTTTGTTAGCAGAAGAGTTACAAGCAACAGATAATACAGTAGCAGCTGTTATAGAGCAAATAAGTAAGTTATCAGAGCAAAGTATCAGCCTATATTTTATGATAGATGATGCAGACCAATTATCAGAAAATGTCATCCAACTATTATTGAATTTAGCGAATGAACATTTAGTAAGCTTACATTTATTTTTATTCGCCAGACCAAATTTATTAGACCAATTAGAACATTCTTCATTGGTTAAAGAGGTTACCTTTAATTTACCATTAACGCCTTACACATTGGAAGAAACTAAAGAGTATCTTTTATTACGTTTAGAGGGTGCAGGCCAAGAGTTAAGTATATTTACTGATGAGCAATTATTGGAGATTTATACAAAATCAGGAGGCTGGCCTGGTGTTATTAATCAGGTGGCGAGAGATGTATTGATTGAAAATATGCAACATCATGATGGACCTGATTTATTCAATAATATTGATGAAGGCGAGGATGATGTTGCCTTTTATGCAGCAGATACAACAAGAGAAGTAAAAACAACAAAACCTAAGTTAATATTACCAAAAAAACATTTAGCAATAGTAGGAGTAATTGCAATTGCTCTAGTGGCTATTTTATTATTTTCAAAATCACCCTCTACCGAGCAAGAACCTACTATTGTCGCCAGCCATTATGCAGATTTACCTAGTGAAACGGGTTCTGGACAAGTAACACAAGATATTCCATTATCAACAGAGGTTGCGCCATCTAACGATCAATCGTCAAATAATGATACACCAGTTGTTGACAATGCCATGTTATCTCCTCCTACAGTAACTGAGCCTACAACCACTGTAGCCAGTCCAAGTCAAACTACTTCTAGTCCAGTTGTTAATAAGCCACAACAACAAACCAAACCACAGCAAACAGCAACGACTGTTGCGCAGGGTAATGAATGGTATCGTGGCAAAACAGCAACCAACTATACAATTCAAGTTAGTGTGGCTAGTAATGAAAAGGCAGCACAAGATTTTATTCGTAAACAATCAGGTAGTTACCAATATTTTAAACGCTTAAGAGCAGATAAAATTGATTATGTAATTACTCAAGGTGAATTTACGAGTCGTTCTGCTGCGCAAGAGGCAATTAAAAAGTTACCTGCAGCTATTCAAGAAAGTAAACCTTGGGTACGTACCTTTGCAAGTATTAAACAAGAATTAGCTAATTAA
- the queF gene encoding NADPH-dependent 7-cyano-7-deazaguanine reductase QueF (Catalyzes the NADPH-dependent reduction of 7-cyano-7-deazaguanine (preQ0) to 7-aminomethyl-7-deazaguanine (preQ1) in queuosine biosynthesis): protein MSYHLAEESPLGKANQYIDQYQPDLLFPIARRVKWQELGLTADTLPYWGVDIWNSYELSWLTPSGKPKVMIAEFIIPANSPAIIESKSFKLYLNSFNQTEFVSENAVKQVLIRDLSAAAGTAVAVNLYTLEAFTKFGLSNLQGNCIDDLDIKIGQYNHPTATLLKTHDKEVEESLYTHLLKSNCPVTGQPDWASLSITYKAAKQLDHSSLLQYIISFRQHADFHEQCIERIFLDLNNLLNPEQLIVIGRYVRRGGLDINPCRSLKQIDYVNSRLVRQ from the coding sequence ATGAGTTATCATCTAGCTGAAGAATCACCTCTAGGCAAAGCGAATCAATATATTGATCAATATCAGCCAGATTTGCTATTTCCAATAGCACGTAGAGTTAAATGGCAAGAATTAGGTTTAACAGCTGATACTTTGCCTTATTGGGGTGTTGATATTTGGAATAGTTACGAACTATCATGGTTAACGCCTTCGGGTAAACCAAAAGTTATGATAGCTGAGTTTATTATACCTGCCAACTCACCTGCTATTATCGAGTCCAAATCCTTTAAGCTGTATTTGAACAGTTTTAATCAAACTGAATTTGTATCAGAGAATGCTGTAAAGCAGGTATTAATTAGAGATCTTTCAGCAGCAGCAGGAACCGCTGTTGCTGTTAATTTATATACACTAGAAGCGTTTACTAAATTTGGCCTTAGTAATCTACAAGGCAATTGTATAGATGATCTTGATATCAAGATCGGTCAATATAACCACCCTACAGCAACTTTATTAAAAACCCATGATAAAGAAGTAGAGGAAAGTCTATATACTCATTTATTAAAGTCGAATTGTCCTGTGACAGGGCAACCTGATTGGGCATCTTTATCAATAACTTATAAAGCTGCTAAACAATTAGATCATAGTAGTTTGTTACAGTATATTATTAGTTTTCGACAACATGCTGATTTTCACGAACAATGTATAGAGCGTATTTTCTTAGACTTGAATAATTTATTGAACCCAGAACAACTGATAGTAATAGGACGTTATGTAAGGCGTGGAGGCTTAGATATTAATCCTTGCCGTAGTCTGAAGCAGATTGACTATGTTAATAGTCGATTAGTAAGGCAGTAA
- a CDS encoding DUF4404 family protein, producing MSKTVHENLIDLQYKLNHAKTNNSADKEEIERLAEEINHQLELEKLGQQPDINLVEELGLAVGEFEAEYPTLSAALRNIMITLQNIGI from the coding sequence ATGTCTAAAACTGTTCATGAAAATTTAATTGATTTACAGTATAAATTAAACCATGCTAAAACAAATAATAGTGCTGACAAAGAAGAAATAGAACGTTTAGCTGAAGAAATTAACCATCAACTTGAACTTGAAAAACTTGGTCAACAGCCTGATATTAATTTAGTAGAAGAGTTGGGATTAGCTGTAGGAGAATTTGAAGCAGAATACCCTACTCTATCAGCAGCCTTAAGAAATATTATGATTACATTACAAAATATTGGTATTTAA
- the rimP gene encoding ribosome maturation factor RimP, which translates to MSTRLEQLQTLLAPVIESLGYQCWGVEFISQGKHSLLRVFIDHANGIGVEDCEKVSKQVSAILDVEDPIPYEYTLEVSSPGMDRPLFTLEQYAQYIGEQLKVKLRSAFEGRRNFNGSLQGIEDQQIVLRVDNQEYLLPIELIEKANIEPNFD; encoded by the coding sequence GTGTCTACTAGATTAGAACAATTACAGACGCTGCTAGCTCCAGTCATTGAGTCTTTAGGTTATCAGTGTTGGGGAGTTGAATTTATTTCACAAGGTAAGCACTCCTTGCTTAGAGTGTTTATTGATCATGCTAACGGAATTGGTGTGGAAGATTGTGAAAAAGTCAGTAAGCAGGTCAGTGCAATATTAGATGTAGAGGATCCTATTCCTTATGAGTATACCTTGGAGGTTTCTTCACCTGGAATGGATCGACCATTGTTTACCTTAGAGCAATATGCGCAATATATAGGTGAACAGCTAAAAGTTAAGTTACGCAGTGCTTTTGAAGGTAGACGTAATTTTAATGGAAGTTTACAAGGTATTGAGGACCAACAAATAGTATTACGTGTTGATAATCAAGAGTATCTATTACCAATAGAACTAATAGAAAAGGCTAATATTGAGCCAAATTTTGATTAG
- the nusA gene encoding transcription termination factor NusA: protein MSKEVLLVVESVSNEKGVPPSVIFEALEIALATVTKKSYEDDIEVRVEIDPRTGNYETYRQWHIVDEIDQVNPAAELTVEEAKEKGFDTEIDDVIEEKIDSVEFGRIAAQTAKQVIVQKVREAERAQMVDAYREHLGSIISGTVKKVTRESIILDLGNNAEAILPRDQVIPREIFRVGMRVRALLKEIRTEHRGPQLILSRTAPEMIVELFRIEVPEISEGLIEVMGASRDPGSRAKLAVRSKDKRIDPQGACIGMRGSRVQAVSGELGGERVDIVLWNENPAQYVINAMAPAEVVTIIVDEDTHTMDIAVAEENLAQAIGRGGQNVRLASQLTSWTLNVMTEEEIQDKQQAETGDILQAFIDELDVDEELAQLLVEEGFTTLEEVAYVPMEEMLSIDGFDEEIVSELRNRAKDRLLTRAIATEEKLASAKPAEDLLALEGMDEELARQLAINGIITREDLAEQSVDDLVEITGMNEERAGELIMIARAHWFE from the coding sequence ATGAGTAAAGAAGTATTATTGGTTGTTGAGTCAGTATCAAATGAAAAAGGTGTGCCACCAAGTGTTATTTTTGAGGCATTAGAAATCGCATTAGCTACTGTGACTAAAAAGTCTTATGAGGATGATATTGAGGTGCGTGTGGAAATTGATCCACGTACTGGTAATTATGAGACTTATCGTCAATGGCATATTGTTGATGAAATAGATCAGGTTAATCCTGCTGCTGAATTAACAGTAGAAGAAGCAAAAGAAAAAGGTTTTGATACAGAAATTGATGATGTTATTGAAGAAAAAATTGATTCTGTAGAATTTGGCCGCATTGCTGCACAAACGGCAAAACAAGTTATAGTGCAAAAGGTAAGAGAAGCTGAACGTGCGCAGATGGTTGATGCTTATCGTGAACACTTAGGTTCAATAATCTCTGGCACTGTTAAAAAAGTAACCAGAGAAAGTATTATTTTAGATTTAGGGAATAATGCAGAAGCTATTTTACCTCGTGACCAAGTAATACCTCGTGAAATTTTCAGAGTTGGCATGAGAGTTCGTGCGTTATTAAAAGAGATTCGCACTGAGCATCGTGGACCACAGCTTATTTTATCCCGTACAGCACCTGAAATGATTGTAGAGTTATTCCGTATTGAAGTACCTGAAATTTCAGAAGGCTTAATCGAAGTAATGGGTGCTTCTCGTGATCCAGGTTCGCGCGCTAAATTAGCGGTACGTTCTAAAGATAAACGTATTGATCCACAAGGTGCGTGTATTGGTATGCGTGGTTCACGTGTACAGGCTGTATCTGGTGAGTTAGGGGGTGAGCGTGTTGATATCGTGTTATGGAATGAAAATCCAGCACAATATGTAATTAATGCAATGGCTCCTGCTGAGGTAGTAACCATTATTGTTGATGAAGATACTCATACAATGGATATTGCGGTTGCTGAAGAAAATCTAGCACAAGCAATTGGTCGTGGCGGTCAAAATGTACGTTTAGCAAGCCAACTAACCAGTTGGACTTTAAATGTAATGACTGAAGAAGAGATTCAGGACAAACAACAAGCAGAAACAGGGGATATTCTGCAAGCGTTTATTGACGAGTTAGATGTTGATGAAGAGCTAGCTCAATTATTAGTGGAGGAAGGATTCACTACCTTAGAAGAAGTTGCTTATGTACCCATGGAAGAGATGCTAAGTATCGATGGTTTTGATGAAGAAATTGTAAGTGAATTAAGAAATCGTGCTAAAGATCGCTTATTAACTAGAGCTATTGCTACTGAGGAAAAATTAGCCTCTGCAAAGCCAGCAGAAGATCTTTTAGCATTAGAAGGTATGGATGAGGAATTGGCTAGACAGCTAGCTATAAATGGCATTATTACTCGTGAAGACTTGGCTGAACAAAGTGTTGACGACTTAGTCGAAATTACAGGGATGAATGAAGAGCGTGCAGGAGAGTTAATCATGATTGCTCGTGCTCATTGGTTTGAGTAG
- the rbfA gene encoding 30S ribosome-binding factor RbfA, with translation MAKEYSRTQRVGDQMQRELALLIQREIKDPRLGIVTITAVNVARDLGHAKVYITVMGKNAEDDIALSLEILSNASGYLRSLLGKAMKLRTIPQLHFVYDESIVRGSTMSALIDKALAEDRKHRQGDDEE, from the coding sequence ATGGCAAAAGAATATAGCCGAACTCAGCGTGTAGGTGATCAAATGCAGCGTGAATTAGCCTTGTTAATTCAACGTGAAATTAAAGATCCACGTTTAGGAATTGTTACTATTACGGCTGTTAATGTGGCACGTGATTTAGGGCATGCAAAAGTATATATCACCGTGATGGGTAAAAATGCAGAAGATGATATTGCATTAAGTTTAGAGATATTAAGTAATGCCAGTGGTTATTTACGTAGCTTGTTAGGTAAAGCAATGAAATTACGTACTATTCCTCAATTACATTTCGTTTATGACGAAAGTATTGTTCGAGGCAGTACTATGTCAGCATTAATAGATAAAGCACTTGCTGAGGATCGTAAACATCGTCAAGGAGATGATGAGGAGTGA
- the truB gene encoding tRNA pseudouridine(55) synthase TruB, with product MSQVKRKRRSVDGVLILNKPLTFSSNAALQKVRWLFNANKAGHTGSLDPLATGVLPICFGEATKFSQYLLNADKRYEVVMQLGITTATGDAEGQILEQKPVNCTEQDLLAVLPRFRGEITQIPPMYSAIKKDGQPLYKLARAGEIIDREPRQITIDELELLSFEGDKARLVVSCSKGTYIRTLVEDIGQALGCGAHVAVLCRTEAGPFHLEQAIDLTTLIELQDKSGSEALDQFLLPVDAGLLHWPSLELTEHTSYYWLHGQPVRVPEAPLNTYIRVRDHQGRFIGIGEVANDGRLAPKRLIQNS from the coding sequence GTGAGTCAAGTAAAGCGTAAGCGTAGATCTGTAGATGGTGTATTAATCTTAAATAAACCTTTAACGTTTAGTTCCAATGCGGCTTTGCAGAAGGTACGTTGGTTATTTAATGCCAATAAGGCAGGTCACACAGGTAGTTTAGATCCATTGGCAACAGGTGTGTTACCTATTTGTTTTGGTGAAGCCACTAAGTTTTCTCAATACTTATTGAATGCTGATAAGCGCTATGAAGTAGTTATGCAGCTTGGGATTACTACGGCGACAGGGGATGCTGAAGGGCAAATATTGGAACAAAAGCCAGTAAACTGTACAGAGCAAGATTTATTAGCTGTATTACCGCGTTTTAGAGGGGAAATTACCCAGATTCCCCCTATGTATTCTGCTATTAAAAAAGATGGGCAACCTCTTTATAAATTAGCTAGGGCAGGGGAGATAATTGATAGAGAGCCTCGTCAAATTACTATTGATGAGTTAGAGCTATTATCTTTTGAAGGTGATAAAGCTCGCTTAGTGGTTTCTTGCAGTAAAGGTACCTATATTCGCACGCTCGTAGAAGATATTGGTCAGGCATTAGGCTGTGGTGCACATGTAGCCGTACTTTGCCGTACTGAGGCAGGCCCTTTTCATCTAGAACAAGCTATTGATTTAACAACATTGATTGAATTGCAAGATAAATCAGGCAGTGAAGCCCTTGATCAATTTTTGTTACCAGTTGATGCAGGGCTATTGCACTGGCCTAGCTTAGAGTTAACAGAACATACTAGCTATTACTGGTTACATGGACAGCCAGTTCGTGTGCCAGAAGCCCCTTTAAATACTTATATACGCGTACGTGATCATCAAGGTCGCTTTATTGGTATTGGTGAAGTGGCTAATGATGGTCGTCTAGCGCCAAAACGTTTGATACAAAATAGCTAA
- the rpsO gene encoding 30S ribosomal protein S15: MALTVEEKAQIVKQYARGASDTGSPEVQIALLTANINKLSDHFKANAKDHHSRRGLIRMVNQRRKLQEYLKSKDTERYAALIASLGLRR, encoded by the coding sequence ATGGCACTTACAGTAGAAGAAAAAGCTCAAATCGTTAAGCAATATGCGCGTGGCGCGAGTGATACTGGCTCTCCAGAAGTTCAAATTGCTTTATTAACAGCAAATATTAACAAGTTGAGCGATCACTTTAAAGCTAATGCAAAGGATCATCACTCACGTCGTGGTCTTATTCGCATGGTTAACCAACGTCGTAAACTTCAAGAATACTTAAAATCTAAGGATACTGAACGTTACGCAGCGTTAATTGCTAGTTTGGGACTTCGCCGCTAA
- the pnp gene encoding polyribonucleotide nucleotidyltransferase, with amino-acid sequence MLNPVKKQFQFGQSTVTLETGRIARQANGAVLVTIDNDLSVLVTVVAAKNATEGQDFFPLSVHYQEKTYAAGRIPGGFLKRESRPSEKETLTSRLIDRPIRPLFPEGFVNEVQVICTVLSTNKKSDPDIAAMIGTSAALAISGIPFEGPIGAARVGFHIDSGYLLNPTYEQLQASHLDMVVAGTETAVLMVESEAKELTEDQMLGGVLFAHQELQAVIKAIKEFAAAVNKPVIEWQAPVENTALINALKAELGEAISKAYTITAKQERYAALDTLREQAVAKFAGSEEGQPSEQEVKNIFGLLEYRIVRENIVDGQPRIDGRDTRTVRPLNIQTGVLSKTHGSALFTRGETQALVVTTLGTARDSQLLDSLEGEQRDAFMLHYNFPPYSVGECGRMGGVGRREIGHGRLARRGVQAVLPNEADFPYTIRVVSEITESNGSSSMASVCGASLSLMDAGVPLRAPVAGIAMGLVKEGDKFAVLTDILGDEDHLGDMDFKVAGTAQGVTALQMDIKINGITEEIMEIALNQALEARLHILKQMNEVISESRELSSNAPTMLTFKIDPDKIRDVIGKGGAVIRGICEETKASIDIDDNGVIKIFGETKEAAEMAQQRVLGITAEAEVGKIYDGKVERIVDFGAFVNILPGKDGLVHISQISDQRIEKVTDVLKEGQIVKVMVIDVDNRGRIKLSIKDAIAAENSAPTVSDIPVQE; translated from the coding sequence GTGCTAAATCCGGTTAAAAAACAATTTCAATTTGGTCAATCAACGGTAACTTTAGAAACAGGTCGTATTGCACGTCAGGCAAATGGTGCAGTGTTAGTTACTATTGATAATGATTTAAGTGTATTAGTAACTGTAGTTGCTGCTAAAAATGCAACAGAAGGGCAAGATTTCTTCCCATTATCTGTTCATTATCAAGAAAAAACTTATGCCGCTGGACGTATACCTGGCGGTTTTTTGAAGCGTGAAAGCCGCCCTTCAGAAAAAGAAACATTAACTTCTCGTTTAATTGATCGTCCTATTCGTCCATTATTTCCAGAAGGTTTTGTTAACGAAGTACAAGTAATTTGTACAGTGCTTTCTACTAATAAAAAGTCTGATCCAGATATCGCTGCTATGATAGGTACTTCAGCTGCTTTAGCCATTTCAGGAATTCCTTTTGAAGGCCCTATAGGTGCAGCACGTGTAGGTTTTCATATTGATTCTGGTTATTTATTAAATCCTACTTATGAACAATTACAAGCTTCACATTTAGACATGGTAGTTGCTGGTACAGAAACTGCTGTATTAATGGTTGAATCTGAAGCTAAGGAATTAACAGAAGATCAAATGCTTGGTGGCGTGTTATTTGCTCATCAAGAATTGCAAGCAGTAATTAAGGCGATTAAGGAGTTTGCAGCTGCGGTGAATAAGCCAGTAATTGAATGGCAAGCACCTGTAGAAAATACTGCTTTAATTAATGCGCTGAAAGCAGAGTTAGGTGAAGCTATTTCTAAAGCTTATACCATTACTGCAAAACAAGAACGTTATGCTGCACTAGATACTTTACGTGAGCAAGCGGTTGCTAAATTTGCTGGTAGTGAAGAAGGCCAGCCTTCTGAGCAAGAAGTTAAAAATATTTTTGGTCTATTAGAATACCGAATTGTTCGTGAGAATATTGTTGATGGTCAGCCACGTATCGATGGCCGTGATACACGTACAGTACGTCCATTAAATATCCAAACAGGCGTGTTAAGTAAAACTCATGGTTCTGCTTTATTTACCCGTGGTGAAACACAAGCTTTGGTGGTAACAACATTAGGTACTGCGCGCGATTCACAACTACTAGATTCTTTAGAAGGTGAGCAACGTGATGCATTTATGTTGCATTATAACTTCCCTCCTTACTCTGTAGGCGAGTGTGGTCGTATGGGTGGTGTAGGGCGTCGTGAAATCGGTCATGGCCGTTTAGCACGTCGTGGTGTACAAGCAGTATTACCTAATGAAGCTGATTTCCCTTATACAATACGTGTAGTTTCTGAGATTACTGAGTCTAATGGTTCTAGTTCTATGGCTTCGGTTTGTGGTGCCTCTTTATCATTAATGGATGCTGGTGTTCCATTACGCGCCCCTGTTGCTGGTATTGCTATGGGCTTAGTAAAAGAAGGTGATAAATTTGCAGTATTAACTGATATTTTAGGTGATGAAGACCATTTAGGTGATATGGACTTTAAAGTAGCGGGTACTGCTCAAGGTGTTACAGCGCTACAAATGGATATCAAGATTAATGGTATCACTGAAGAAATTATGGAAATTGCCTTAAACCAAGCGTTAGAAGCTCGTTTACATATTCTTAAGCAAATGAATGAAGTAATTAGTGAGTCCCGTGAGTTGTCTTCTAATGCGCCTACTATGCTTACCTTCAAGATTGATCCTGATAAGATTCGTGATGTGATTGGTAAAGGTGGTGCAGTTATACGTGGTATTTGTGAAGAAACAAAGGCTTCTATTGATATTGATGATAACGGTGTAATCAAAATCTTTGGTGAAACAAAAGAAGCAGCTGAAATGGCTCAACAACGTGTATTAGGTATTACTGCAGAGGCTGAGGTAGGTAAGATCTATGATGGTAAAGTAGAACGTATTGTTGATTTTGGTGCTTTTGTCAATATTTTACCTGGTAAAGATGGTCTAGTACATATTTCACAAATTAGTGACCAACGTATTGAGAAAGTGACAGATGTATTAAAAGAAGGCCAAATAGTTAAAGTTATGGTTATTGATGTCGACAATCGTGGACGTATCAAGTTATCTATTAAGGATGCAATTGCTGCTGAAAATTCAGCTCCTACTGTATCTGATATTCCAGTACAAGAATAA
- the yacG gene encoding DNA gyrase inhibitor YacG — protein MKKHPIVNCPTCQKSLTYSSNNPYRPFCSKRCKLIDLGAWAAEEHSIAGQELISDEFISEEELAEIMSKKLH, from the coding sequence ATGAAAAAACATCCCATTGTTAACTGTCCAACATGCCAGAAATCACTTACTTATAGTAGCAATAATCCCTATCGTCCTTTTTGTTCTAAACGTTGTAAGCTCATAGATTTAGGTGCATGGGCAGCAGAAGAACATAGCATTGCAGGGCAAGAATTAATCAGTGATGAGTTTATTTCAGAAGAAGAATTAGCAGAAATAATGTCTAAAAAGTTACATTAG